The Synechococcus sp. WH 8101 sequence GATCGAGCCTGGAATCAGCAGCACCGGCACGAACACCGCCGCCAGCACCAGGGAGGTGGCGATCACGGCACCGGCGAGTTCGGCCATGGCATCTTCGGCGGCCCCCTGAGGTTCGGCCCCCCGTTCGATGCGTCCGGCGATGTCTTCACTCACCACAATCGCGTCATCCACCACGATCCCGGTGGCGAGCACCAGGCCGAACAGGATCAGGCTGTTGAGGTTCGAGCCGCTGACTTTCACGATCACCAGGCTGCCGATCAGGGCCACCGGCACGGCGATACCGGGGATCATCGCCAGGCGCCAACGCCCCAGAAACAGCACCAGCACCACCAGCACCAACAGCACGGCATCGCGCAGGGTGTCGGTGGTGCGATCGAGGTTGGCCTGCACGGTTTCGGCCACATCCACGATCACCTGCATGGTCAGACCGGGCGGGAAGCTTTCCTGCAGCTTCGCCAGCTCCGCCTGCACCGCACGGCTCACCTCCAGCGCATTAGCGCCATCCCGCTGGAAAATGCCCACTGCCACAGCGCTCTCACCCTGGAGGTTCATGGCGCTGCTGCCGTAGTTCTCCTTGCCGAGTTCCACCCGGCCCACATCACGGAGGCGCACCAAACCGGCGTTGTCACTGCGCTTCACCACCATCGCCTCGAACTCGGCCTTGCTCAGTAGGCGCCCCTCCGCATCCACCGGCAGGCTGAACACCTGACCTTCCGGCGCAGGCGCTTCGCCGAGGCTGCCCAGGGCGGCCAGCACGTTCTGTTCGGCCAGGGCCGTGGTGATGTCGTTGCTGGTGAGGTCGTATTGCTCCAGTTGGTCGGCATTGAGCCAGAGCCGGAAGGCCAGCTCACTGCTGCCGAACACGCGTATGTCGCCGACCCCTGGCGTGCTGCGGAGCGATTCGCGCAGACTCTGGTCGAGCCAGCCACCGATGAAGGTGGGGGCATACAGACCCTTGGGGGCGCTGAAGCCCAGGATCAACAGGATGTCATCGGAGGAGCGGCGCACGCTCAGCCCCTGACGCGTGACGGGCTGAGGCAGGCGTCGGTTCGCCAGGTTCACCTCGTTCTGCACCTTGATCGCGTTCAGCTCGGGATCGCCGCTCTCAAAGCGCAGGCTGATGCTGGCGCCCCCCTGCCGGCTGCTGGAGCTCATGCTCTCCAGGCCCTCGAGGCCGTTCAGTTGTTTCTCAAGCACCGCGGTCACGCTCTGCTCCACCACCTCCGGCCCCGCGGCCGGGAAGGTGGCGCTCACGCTCACCCGCGTCGGGGCCAGTTGGGGAAGGTCCTCCAGCCCCAGGCCCACCAGGGCCACCAACCCTGCCAGCAGCACAAGCAGGCTGCACACGATCGTGAAGACCGGTCGGCGCAGAAACGGCTGGGAAATCGACCGCAATCCGGGTCCGTCTGAAGAAGCCGCCAGATCCTGGCAGCACAAAGCCCCGGATGGACGGCGTGCCGATCATCCGGGGCGATGAGGTTGTGACGGGTTCAGTCCCAGGGTTGGCCTGGAGAATCAGCCAACGCTCCAGACACCACCAGCAATGTTCACCAGCGGGGCCACGATGGCGGTGCCGGCCAGGAACCAGGCGAAGGCGGCGCCGCCGCAGCCACCCAGCCAGAATCCGCTGGCGAATTCAGCCCAGCCAGCCTTGGTGAACAGATCGGCGGGAGGATTGTCGATCGTGGCGTCAGCGGGCTGAACGTTCGGGCCATGACCGGCTGTGCCGTAGATCGACAGGCATACGGTCAAGATCGAGACCAGGCCGATGGCAGCGAGCAAGCCAGCGGTGGCGGCGTAGTCGGTGTTGCGCAGGGGGCCGCAGACCGCAAAGGGGCCGTAGAGGAAGAAGCCATGGGCCATGCCCACTTCCAGGCCGCGACGGTTGGGGGACAGGGCCGGCCGATAGGCCGGAAGAGCGTTGAGGAAGGCCTTGGCGAAGTAGCTGCTGTTCACCGGAGTGGCCAGGTTGCCGACGGTGGGATCGGCGACGGGGGTCACGGTCATGGGAGGAATCGGAAGGACGGAGCTGGACGCAGGGAGAGCGACTCAGTCGCTGGCTTCGATCACGTTGAAGAGCAGCGCCATGGCCACGGCCGGGCCCATGATTCCCACCAGGGGCACGAACACGGAGGGCATCCAGGCGGCGACGAAATCTCCAGTCATGGCGATGGCCAAAGCCAAAAAGGTCCGCCGTTACTGTAGGGATCGCTTTTCAGAGCGCTCGCCGTCGCCTTCCACGGCGACATAAAAGTTCAATCCCACGATGTCTCAGTTCTTCGCTGGTGGCGCTGCCCTCGTTCTGGCTCTCGTGCTCTGGGGCCTCGGGCGACGCCCGCGCAAACCGTTATTGCGCAGCACGGACGCCGGCGCTGTGGCCGCTCTCAATCGTGCTCAGGTGGAGTTGGTGCAATCCGAGCGGGCCCTGGCGGAGCCCAGCGCCGAGGATCCGCTCGATGGTTGGACGGCGCCGGTGACCCCGGCTGAGCGCCGCGCCCTTGAAGAGTGTCTGCGCCATGCCATCGCCGGCGATCCCGATCAACGGCTTCTGGCGGTGCGTCTCGCTGGTGTGTGGGGACACCGTTCTGGTTTGCCCGTGCTGAGGCGTGGCTTGCGTGATGCCGATCCCCGCGTTGTGGAAGCGGCTGCAGCGGCGATCGACACACACCGCTGCGCTGGGCCGATTCGCCCGAGCGAGCGATTTCAGCCGGCGCGTCCACCTCGCAACGTGGCCCGGATGCGATAAATCGGGCGGCCCTGGCTTTCGTGGTAAGTGCGGATCAGCAGTTCCGCCAGCAATCCGAAACAGAACAGCTGCACGCCTGCGAGGCCCAGCACCACTGCCAGTGTGAGCAAAGGGCGGTTGCCGATGTCTTCACCCATCAGCTTGATCGCCAGCAGATAGGCACTGGCCACCAAACTGCCGGCGATCGCCACCAGTCCGCCGAACCCGAAGACATACATCGGGCGGGTGAGGAAGCGCTTCATGAACCACACCGTCAGCAGGTCCATCAGCACGCGGAAGGTGCGATCGATGCCGTATTTGCTGCTGCCGTATTGGCGCGCCCGGTGGTTGACCTTCACCTCCGTGATCCGCGCCCCTTCGATGAAGGCCAGGGCGGGGAGGAAGCGATGCAATTCACCGTATAACCGCATGTCGGCCAGCACCTCGCGCCGATAGGCCTTCAGGGAACAGCCGTAGTCGTGGAGGCGTACACCGGTCACGCGCCCGATCAGGCGATTGGCGATGCGGGAGGGCAGCTTGCGTTGAATCGCCGCATCCTGGCGCTGGTGACGCCAGCCACTCACGAGGTCGTAGCCCTCGCGCAGGGTGGCCAGCAGCAGTGGGATGTCGGCGGGGTCGTTCTGGAGATCGCCATCGAGGCTCACGATCACCTCGCCGCGCGCCACATCGAAACCGGCGGCCATGGCGGCGGTTTGACCGTAGTTCTTGCGCAGCAGTACGGCCACCAGTTCGGGAATGTCCTGGCTCAGCCGCTCGAGCACCGCCGCGGTGCCGTCGCGGGAGCCATCGTTCACCAGCACCAGCTCGAAGCGCTCGCCGCTGGGCCGCAACGCCTGGAGTAGTTGCTGCACCAGCTCCGGAACGCTCTCCTCTTCGTTGTAGAGGGGCACCACCACGGAGAGATCGAGAGCGGCGCCGTCCTGATCTGGGGCGATGGCTGAAACGGCGGCGCTGAGGGGCATCCCGATGTGGAGGGGTGAGGGCAACCTAGATCGGGCTGTCGCGGCCGCAGCTGTTACGGCAGGGTGCTGCCGTCATGGCAGCGCTCCACGCGCCCGGCACCGCGCAGTTCCGCTCTGTAATGACAGGCCACCGGATGCTGATCGCTCGGGTGGAGGCTGTCGCAGCCGATGCCGTTGCGGCCGTGCTCCCGGCCGGAGCTGTGCCAGTACTGCCCGCGGCCCCGATGAATCGCCACATGGGTGCAACGTTGCGGGGTGCCGAAAAAGATCAGATCACCCGGGCGCAGCAGGCGGTCGTCACCGGGACGAACCGCGACCGGCGTGCAGAAACGCTCCTGCTGATAGGCGTCGCGTGGCAGCCAGATGCCAGTGCTCGCAAACGCCGTCTGCACCAGGCCAGAACAGTCAAGATCGGGCCCCAGGGTGCCGCCCCAGAGGTAGTGATTCGGCGTCGCGGCGACGGCGGCAATCCACTCCAGCACCGCCGGCAACCGCCGGCGGATGGTGTCGGCATCCAGCAGTCGGGGCTGCCAGGCCCCAGCCGACACCGCCTGTCCAGCCAGGTCGGCGAGACTCAGCCAGCAGGGGTAGCCGTCTTCGAGCAGGGTCACCCGCACGCGTCCCCGCTGGATCGCCGCGCCGCTCCCTTGCACCCGAAACCGACGGCCAGCCGCTGCCTGGGTGGCGAGGCCATCACCGCCGTCGCGGGCGTAGCCGTTCACAGGCCGCCGCAGTTGCCAGACACTGCCCGGCAGCAGCAGTTCCGGGGCAAGCGGCGTGCCTAAGGTCGGCATGATTCAACAGCCAGTGTGATGGCGTTCTACCGTCCCGACCCGGCGATGCAGGAGCAGCTGGTTGCGCTGCTGCGCCGGCTGGAGGCGGAGGACCGGCCCGGGCTCACCGAGCAGGTGGCGATCACCTGGGTGCGATACGACCAGCGGGAGCCTGCCGCCGGCAGTGGCCGGGGGGCGGGCTGGGCCGACCAACGGCTGCTGTATCCCGCCAGCGTGGTGAAGCTGATCTATGCGGTGGCGGTTGAGCACTGGTTGCAGCGTGATCTGTTGCTGGACCACGAGGAACTGCGCCGCGCCCTGCGCGACATGATTGCCGACTCCTGCAATGACGCCACCGGTCTGATCGTGGACCTGCTGACCGGCACCACCAGCGGTCCGATGCTGCGCGGTGAGGCCTGGACCACCTGGCAGCGCCAGCGGCAGTTGGTGAATGACTGGTTGAAGACCCTGGGATGGCCGGAACTGGAGCGGATCAACTGTTGCCAGAAAACCTGGAATGAAGGGCCCTATGGCCGTGAACGTGACTTTTATGGGGCAGGGAACACCAACCGCAATGCCCTCAGTACCGCTGCTACTGCGCGCATGCTGGAAGCGGTGATGACCGATGCGGTGTTGTCGCCACCGGCCTGCCATCGCCTGCGGGATCTGCTGGATCGTTCGCTCGATTCGGCGCAGCGGGCGGCTGATCCGGAGAATCAGGTGGATGGCTTCCTCGGGGAAGGTCTGCCGGAGGGGAGTCGTCTATGGAGTAAGGCCGGCTGGATGAGCC is a genomic window containing:
- a CDS encoding photosystem I reaction center subunit XI, which encodes MTVTPVADPTVGNLATPVNSSYFAKAFLNALPAYRPALSPNRRGLEVGMAHGFFLYGPFAVCGPLRNTDYAATAGLLAAIGLVSILTVCLSIYGTAGHGPNVQPADATIDNPPADLFTKAGWAEFASGFWLGGCGGAAFAWFLAGTAIVAPLVNIAGGVWSVG
- a CDS encoding photosystem I reaction center subunit VIII, with the translated sequence MTGDFVAAWMPSVFVPLVGIMGPAVAMALLFNVIEASD
- a CDS encoding HEAT repeat domain-containing protein, which codes for MSQFFAGGAALVLALVLWGLGRRPRKPLLRSTDAGAVAALNRAQVELVQSERALAEPSAEDPLDGWTAPVTPAERRALEECLRHAIAGDPDQRLLAVRLAGVWGHRSGLPVLRRGLRDADPRVVEAAAAAIDTHRCAGPIRPSERFQPARPPRNVARMR
- a CDS encoding glycosyltransferase family 2 protein yields the protein MPLSAAVSAIAPDQDGAALDLSVVVPLYNEEESVPELVQQLLQALRPSGERFELVLVNDGSRDGTAAVLERLSQDIPELVAVLLRKNYGQTAAMAAGFDVARGEVIVSLDGDLQNDPADIPLLLATLREGYDLVSGWRHQRQDAAIQRKLPSRIANRLIGRVTGVRLHDYGCSLKAYRREVLADMRLYGELHRFLPALAFIEGARITEVKVNHRARQYGSSKYGIDRTFRVLMDLLTVWFMKRFLTRPMYVFGFGGLVAIAGSLVASAYLLAIKLMGEDIGNRPLLTLAVVLGLAGVQLFCFGLLAELLIRTYHESQGRPIYRIRATLRGGRAG
- a CDS encoding C40 family peptidase — encoded protein: MPTLGTPLAPELLLPGSVWQLRRPVNGYARDGGDGLATQAAAGRRFRVQGSGAAIQRGRVRVTLLEDGYPCWLSLADLAGQAVSAGAWQPRLLDADTIRRRLPAVLEWIAAVAATPNHYLWGGTLGPDLDCSGLVQTAFASTGIWLPRDAYQQERFCTPVAVRPGDDRLLRPGDLIFFGTPQRCTHVAIHRGRGQYWHSSGREHGRNGIGCDSLHPSDQHPVACHYRAELRGAGRVERCHDGSTLP
- a CDS encoding serine hydrolase, encoding MAFYRPDPAMQEQLVALLRRLEAEDRPGLTEQVAITWVRYDQREPAAGSGRGAGWADQRLLYPASVVKLIYAVAVEHWLQRDLLLDHEELRRALRDMIADSCNDATGLIVDLLTGTTSGPMLRGEAWTTWQRQRQLVNDWLKTLGWPELERINCCQKTWNEGPYGRERDFYGAGNTNRNALSTAATARMLEAVMTDAVLSPPACHRLRDLLDRSLDSAQRAADPENQVDGFLGEGLPEGSRLWSKAGWMSQARHDAAWWVSAERPPSLLVVFSEGADRAQDPNLLPTLARELSIEPAI